From a single Leptospira levettii genomic region:
- a CDS encoding multicopper oxidase domain-containing protein yields MDRKSFLTTIGFGVMGFVGSIFGSIGFNSKKSNELCAPSDPSSSTNFGIVTTPSVSDNYQNSIGAAGSLRGTNTYGSMAHPPFFIKEDYTERFYFPPNFSNSKNRTKDFNLNLFPLSVNIAHNVNYQAWTFDGIVPGPILRANLGDKLRIHVKNSSPDPHSLHFHGTHDPMEDGWEPIPAFGERTYTIEAGPVGLHPYHCHVPPLMVHTAKGLYGALLVDPPIKRKPAHEFVLTFSGWDTKGQGKNDFYTWNGIAGIYDRYPMKVPVGERVRFYIQNMMEREPVMTFHLHAQTFDIIRSLGSIVPDGHSDVVTIGQTERVVIEFVLKKKGRYMFHPHQTHMAENGGMGWIVAV; encoded by the coding sequence ATGGATCGGAAAAGTTTTTTAACTACAATTGGATTTGGTGTAATGGGTTTTGTGGGATCAATTTTTGGTTCCATAGGCTTTAACTCTAAAAAATCCAATGAGTTATGTGCGCCTTCTGATCCATCTTCTTCTACAAATTTTGGGATCGTAACTACCCCAAGTGTCAGTGATAATTATCAGAATTCTATTGGTGCTGCAGGTAGTTTACGTGGTACAAATACTTATGGGAGTATGGCACACCCTCCTTTTTTTATCAAAGAAGATTATACTGAGCGTTTTTACTTCCCACCTAACTTTAGTAATAGTAAAAATAGAACGAAGGATTTTAACCTAAATCTTTTTCCATTGAGTGTTAATATTGCTCATAATGTTAATTACCAAGCATGGACATTCGATGGAATTGTACCAGGTCCGATTTTACGTGCTAATTTAGGGGATAAACTACGTATCCATGTAAAAAATTCAAGTCCTGACCCACACTCACTTCACTTTCATGGAACTCATGATCCAATGGAAGATGGTTGGGAACCAATTCCTGCTTTTGGAGAAAGAACTTATACCATTGAGGCAGGTCCAGTAGGATTACATCCATACCATTGCCATGTGCCACCTCTCATGGTACATACCGCCAAAGGATTGTATGGTGCTTTATTGGTAGATCCACCTATCAAACGAAAACCAGCTCATGAATTTGTACTAACGTTTTCTGGATGGGATACCAAGGGCCAAGGAAAGAATGATTTTTATACTTGGAATGGAATTGCTGGGATTTATGATCGATATCCTATGAAAGTTCCTGTTGGGGAGCGAGTTCGGTTTTATATACAGAATATGATGGAAAGAGAACCTGTCATGACTTTCCATCTGCATGCACAAACATTTGATATCATCAGAAGTTTAGGTTCCATAGTTCCTGATGGTCATTCTGATGTAGTAACAATAGGACAAACAGAACGAGTTGTGATCGAATTTGTGCTTAAAAAGAAAGGTCGTTATATGTTTCATCCTCATCAAACTCATATGGCTGAAAATGGAGGAATGGGTTGGATCGTAGCCGTTTAG
- a CDS encoding SCO family protein, which yields MDRSRLVMIRLIFFIFIFFVSFACQAKNELNQEVWNRLGFVLPNGLSLNPKFWSEKKSVLYFGFSHCPDMCPLTLTNFGRTSLILGERAKDFQFVFITLDPERDSPATLEKYVKNFPSKNLTALSPNVESLETLTKIFGIVKEKVGDGNSYRIDHSNFIYVLDQNQKTIKTFPGGVSANALATELRKISEL from the coding sequence TTGGATCGTAGCCGTTTAGTTATGATTAGACTAATCTTTTTTATTTTTATTTTTTTCGTTAGTTTTGCCTGCCAAGCTAAAAATGAACTAAATCAGGAAGTATGGAATCGATTAGGATTTGTTCTTCCAAATGGCCTCAGTTTAAACCCAAAATTTTGGTCAGAAAAGAAATCGGTATTATATTTCGGATTTTCACATTGTCCAGATATGTGCCCACTAACTTTAACAAATTTTGGTAGGACCTCACTGATATTAGGTGAACGTGCTAAAGACTTTCAATTTGTATTTATTACTTTGGATCCTGAAAGAGACTCTCCGGCAACTTTAGAAAAGTATGTTAAAAACTTTCCCAGTAAAAATTTAACTGCACTCTCTCCAAACGTTGAAAGTTTAGAGACCTTGACCAAAATATTTGGAATTGTGAAAGAAAAGGTAGGAGATGGAAATTCTTATAGAATCGATCATTCCAATTTTATTTATGTATTGGATCAGAATCAGAAAACCATCAAAACATTTCCAGGTGGGGTTTCTGCAAATGCACTTGCAACAGAACTTAGGAAGATATCTGAACTTTAG
- a CDS encoding sensor histidine kinase has translation MGSTIGKFLEKPYLSICLLFLITSVSITSYVYSLLKPKDNSISEYYLSENADYFVGDIPADDSGQIDFQKMHKVYWLSTSGWINDEEFKRITDSEYIWLRSKAFSTIENEELHFLLEHAGLNIEIFNEFGDSIFKYGEFEDTKYLPNIFQSKFSWVKIPKDKSEYYYLRLYHKKGILFSITIIDNLIGKQTALYREIALKNLTTIFFHSFFMMIGIICALVYFIEYKKQYNILLDFSSFSLCFGILGLTSNEFIRYLFTNTQTLYVLSIISSNFVFIPMLSGVRRLFGSGSFKVLDYLIYIDVFICSITTILVFSLPFSDISHSFLISTRSFFILFNLINIMGPIFITYEAWKKGSKEALGHFIGFSITLFLVILEIFLAIKYNDTSPSGIVFWGVLFGVISQGFALERTLFNDRQKALLYKEDLLKAEKTLKESQLKTLQTKMNPHYLFNSLNTIHALHKIKPELIGDAIMSLANNYRFISDRTDRDWIPFEEEWNFLEDYLHLQKLRFYDTIQIDFKKSGDFSSVILPPLLLQPIIENSFKHGFRSSSDVQFQLFIHAKMIKDSVFCFVVYDNGNGISDELLSDKQKLMSRSLGNIKERLKNLYTDFSFEITKNYPEGTRTEIEIILTSKVQISS, from the coding sequence ATGGGAAGTACAATAGGCAAATTTTTAGAAAAACCATATCTATCAATTTGCTTATTGTTTTTAATTACTTCTGTTTCGATTACTTCCTATGTTTATTCTCTTTTAAAACCAAAAGACAATTCAATCTCCGAATACTACTTATCTGAAAATGCTGATTATTTTGTAGGTGATATTCCTGCAGATGATTCTGGCCAAATCGACTTTCAAAAAATGCATAAAGTGTATTGGTTGTCCACATCTGGTTGGATCAATGATGAGGAATTCAAACGAATTACAGATTCAGAGTACATTTGGCTAAGATCCAAAGCATTTTCAACGATTGAAAATGAAGAACTTCACTTCCTACTGGAACATGCAGGATTAAATATTGAAATATTTAACGAATTTGGTGATTCTATTTTTAAATATGGAGAATTTGAGGATACAAAATACTTACCAAATATTTTCCAATCAAAGTTTTCTTGGGTAAAAATCCCAAAGGATAAATCTGAGTATTATTATTTACGACTATACCATAAAAAGGGAATTTTATTTTCCATTACAATTATTGACAATTTAATCGGAAAACAAACTGCTCTTTACCGTGAGATTGCTTTAAAAAATTTAACTACCATTTTTTTTCATTCGTTTTTTATGATGATAGGCATTATATGTGCGTTAGTCTATTTTATTGAATACAAAAAACAATACAACATACTCCTAGATTTCTCTTCCTTTTCCTTATGTTTTGGAATTTTAGGACTAACTTCAAACGAATTTATACGTTATCTATTTACCAATACCCAAACATTATACGTTTTATCTATTATTTCTTCCAACTTTGTATTTATTCCAATGTTATCTGGAGTCAGAAGATTGTTCGGAAGTGGATCTTTTAAAGTATTAGATTATTTAATCTACATCGATGTTTTTATATGTTCAATAACAACTATACTAGTATTTTCTCTTCCGTTTTCCGATATATCTCATTCATTTCTGATCAGCACTCGAAGTTTTTTTATCCTATTCAATTTGATCAATATCATGGGTCCAATTTTTATCACTTATGAAGCTTGGAAAAAAGGAAGTAAGGAAGCATTAGGTCACTTCATTGGTTTTAGTATCACTTTATTCTTAGTGATTTTAGAAATATTTTTAGCAATTAAATATAATGACACTTCACCATCAGGAATCGTTTTTTGGGGTGTGTTGTTTGGAGTGATTTCACAAGGATTTGCTTTGGAAAGAACTTTGTTTAATGACAGGCAAAAAGCCTTACTCTATAAAGAAGATTTATTAAAGGCTGAAAAAACCCTAAAAGAAAGTCAGTTAAAAACATTACAAACAAAAATGAATCCTCATTATTTGTTTAATTCTCTGAATACAATTCATGCACTACACAAAATTAAACCGGAACTTATTGGTGATGCAATTATGAGTCTTGCCAATAATTACCGTTTTATATCTGATAGAACAGACAGAGATTGGATTCCATTCGAAGAGGAATGGAATTTTTTAGAAGACTACTTACATTTACAAAAGCTTAGATTTTATGATACAATTCAAATAGACTTTAAAAAGTCTGGCGATTTTTCTTCAGTTATTTTACCTCCTTTACTGTTACAACCTATCATCGAAAATTCATTTAAACATGGATTCAGAAGTTCCTCAGATGTACAATTTCAATTATTCATTCATGCAAAGATGATCAAAGATTCAGTATTTTGTTTTGTCGTTTATGATAATGGAAACGGAATTTCAGATGAATTATTATCGGACAAACAAAAATTAATGAGTCGTTCTTTGGGAAATATCAAAGAAAGACTCAAAAATCTTTACACTGACTTTAGTTTTGAAATCACTAAAAATTATCCAGAAGGAACAAGAACGGAAATCGAAATCATATTAACATCTAAAGTTCAGATATCTTCCTAA
- a CDS encoding LIC20211 family lipoprotein, whose protein sequence is MKKIILLILSFVFLSIVLNCASSSVGIATSNKPIPNTPYETIKTVDKTFNWYTFDIIFFGVPITQPPVADLYEKVMEEEAGDALVNIRYWNDKSIFGPITRYRFNIKGDLVKFTNSQTPTKSKK, encoded by the coding sequence GTGAAAAAAATTATTTTATTGATTCTCTCTTTTGTATTTTTGTCTATTGTTTTAAATTGTGCCTCGTCATCAGTGGGAATCGCCACAAGTAACAAACCGATTCCAAATACTCCCTACGAAACAATCAAAACTGTAGATAAAACCTTTAATTGGTATACATTTGACATCATATTTTTTGGTGTCCCCATTACCCAACCTCCTGTTGCTGACTTATACGAAAAGGTCATGGAAGAAGAAGCAGGTGATGCTCTTGTAAACATTCGGTATTGGAATGATAAATCGATTTTTGGACCAATCACCCGTTATCGATTTAATATCAAAGGTGATTTAGTAAAATTTACCAACTCACAAACACCTACGAAGTCAAAAAAATAA
- a CDS encoding MotA/TolQ/ExbB proton channel family protein: MQEYVELGEELVFVAMGVASVIALAVFAERLIYYKKTLGKKNEAYLSEVRNSLQEEPEIHWKTDAGEESIYNRFIQFALKQLKLGRKGLDESLEGQILSEKLELEKRLPILNTLGNNAPFIGLLGTVLGVIKAFYGLGTLGSSGAEVVMRSISTALLATAAGLAVAIPVVMANNYFSRKAKVILQNLEILKKELLSYQMNKTKV, encoded by the coding sequence ATGCAGGAATATGTAGAATTAGGTGAAGAATTAGTTTTTGTTGCTATGGGAGTAGCAAGTGTTATCGCACTTGCTGTGTTTGCCGAAAGACTTATTTACTATAAAAAAACTTTGGGCAAAAAAAATGAAGCTTACTTATCAGAAGTTAGAAACTCACTCCAAGAAGAACCTGAAATTCATTGGAAAACGGATGCAGGTGAAGAATCAATTTACAACCGATTCATCCAATTCGCATTAAAACAATTGAAACTCGGACGCAAAGGTCTGGATGAAAGTTTAGAAGGTCAAATTTTATCCGAGAAATTGGAGTTAGAAAAACGTTTACCAATTCTAAACACATTAGGAAATAACGCGCCTTTTATCGGACTTTTAGGAACAGTGCTTGGTGTCATCAAAGCGTTTTATGGTTTGGGAACACTAGGTAGTTCTGGTGCAGAAGTTGTGATGCGTTCGATTTCTACAGCACTCCTTGCAACCGCTGCTGGTCTTGCAGTGGCAATTCCTGTGGTAATGGCAAACAATTACTTTTCCAGAAAAGCAAAGGTGATTTTGCAAAACCTTGAAATTTTGAAAAAAGAACTACTCTCTTATCAAATGAATAAGACAAAGGTATAA
- a CDS encoding energy transducer TonB: MNRFVELLVKFKSSIKQNKERVFHICLAGSLFIHTATYAGYRISQLRGDEVVEDSAFEDVDVNFEEIPPELIGGTSSPAPIEKQEWVEGSNKDKADEPDNSDINPNQLSGNGTDKDGYLFSFNGDKMPTAIIDFDLKEYFPPQAKAANIMEKQVVLLVQVNEDGSLQSAKIVSGRAGYGFDEAALKLIKRVRFSPGYVQGQPKKMAHRLPITFSLED; encoded by the coding sequence ATGAATCGGTTTGTTGAACTCTTAGTAAAGTTCAAATCTTCTATCAAACAAAATAAAGAACGTGTATTTCATATCTGTTTGGCAGGAAGTTTATTCATACATACAGCAACGTATGCAGGTTACCGAATCAGCCAACTCAGAGGGGATGAAGTTGTAGAAGATTCTGCTTTTGAGGATGTGGATGTAAATTTTGAAGAAATTCCCCCAGAGTTAATCGGAGGTACATCTTCACCAGCTCCTATTGAAAAACAAGAATGGGTTGAAGGTAGTAACAAAGATAAAGCTGACGAACCCGATAATTCGGATATCAATCCAAATCAATTATCTGGTAACGGAACCGACAAGGATGGTTATTTGTTTTCGTTTAACGGAGATAAAATGCCGACAGCTATCATCGACTTTGATTTAAAGGAATATTTTCCACCGCAAGCGAAAGCAGCGAACATAATGGAAAAACAAGTCGTATTACTTGTCCAAGTCAATGAAGACGGAAGTTTACAATCTGCAAAAATTGTTTCTGGAAGAGCTGGGTACGGTTTTGATGAAGCTGCTTTAAAACTGATTAAGCGAGTTCGGTTTAGCCCCGGTTATGTGCAAGGCCAACCCAAAAAAATGGCCCATCGTTTGCCAATCACTTTCTCTCTCGAAGACTAA
- a CDS encoding ExbD/TolR family protein — protein MAGASGPQDEEIGSINITPMVDVILVLLVIFMVTANFLKKESLNINLPKVQAADPNVAESVQVAITKTGAILLEGKDTDITGLVRNLEREAKIRPNMRLTLSADESLPYGKITELMGIIRKAGVTKIALSVKK, from the coding sequence ATGGCTGGAGCATCAGGACCACAAGACGAAGAAATCGGAAGTATCAACATCACTCCCATGGTGGACGTGATTTTAGTACTTCTCGTAATTTTTATGGTAACAGCAAACTTCTTAAAAAAAGAAAGTTTAAATATAAATTTACCAAAAGTACAAGCTGCTGATCCAAACGTAGCGGAATCAGTTCAAGTAGCAATAACCAAAACAGGTGCCATTCTTTTAGAAGGAAAGGACACTGATATAACAGGTCTTGTTCGAAACTTGGAAAGAGAAGCCAAAATCAGACCTAACATGCGTTTGACATTATCTGCTGATGAAAGTTTGCCTTATGGAAAAATTACGGAGCTGATGGGAATCATCCGAAAAGCCGGAGTGACAAAAATCGCCCTCAGTGTAAAAAAATGA
- a CDS encoding TonB-dependent receptor plug domain-containing protein, whose translation MKSAKFKLNKSILIGILFLLLGFPAYAVSIKAKLINPKKEIAEKNLSVLIFETKKFAQTDAEGNVTLEFPSSGEYTLRLLRDTGIQEIRISVGNEDESRTIYTEKKSTAPKAGIVVEGEREKTVASRTKVRYDEIKRMPGTFGEALRALETLPGVIPNIGFGGGANGIIVRGANPAANTYLYDDLPILYPFHLDGLTSVIHNDLIKSIDLYSGAYPANFNNATGGIIEIETVDSVQKTKGAFQVSLWNTTAYAATPTSGGKGYLAIAGKLGYLDKTLGASGLLPEGIRLPRYNDSQIKYVHNFTPEHQISFYNLTAQDNFAINVPNKPANDPTSSQLALLGGAKASFGQSFRTTALRYTWIPGDKFQNRITLINFDPIGEYNVGVGSIQGKQYQRGSYVGVRQDAYWTATKFLKVDFGTEVRRFSFRDYGTEVALRDPTNPSPNPYNSANPDFVGRPISIKGISPYYNAYTTLHFKFGNFLFEPGARYDYVQVTGNGALTPRATASYTFPEVGKGMTIYGSGGDVSRFPLTTNFNSETGNPDLRFERARKLSAGIDQKIDQVWQVKVEFFKNEFTDTIIDDPYVSTPVGLNPDKSQWLTQPIVANRPLNYSNRASGWSHGYELLIRKNARPGTRDWFGWISYTWSQSFQNSNLYQIYDGDTTQIGGIERKILAAYFPNSVEQLAPWDRTHVANVIYGWRVNEGFQIGGRWSYLTSLPSRPIVGDDGGRFSNPLNGLTYWNPQYSNNPYTSEYGYVKRGTDYHRLDVRFDIFENYSWGYLNWYLEIVNVYMRKNKNGYDFDNSKPFSATNPRENDTFGTLQLPGGTVIPFFNVGMEVHF comes from the coding sequence ATGAAATCAGCAAAATTCAAATTAAATAAATCGATTCTGATTGGGATTCTTTTTCTTTTGTTGGGATTCCCTGCATATGCTGTCAGTATAAAGGCAAAACTGATTAATCCTAAAAAGGAAATAGCTGAAAAAAACCTTTCTGTATTAATTTTTGAAACTAAAAAATTTGCGCAAACAGATGCAGAAGGAAATGTCACTTTAGAATTCCCATCTTCTGGAGAATACACCTTGCGTCTGCTACGTGATACTGGGATTCAAGAAATTCGAATTTCAGTTGGCAATGAAGATGAATCAAGGACCATTTATACAGAAAAAAAATCTACAGCACCCAAGGCAGGGATTGTTGTAGAAGGTGAAAGAGAAAAAACCGTAGCTTCCAGGACAAAAGTCAGATACGATGAAATCAAACGTATGCCAGGTACTTTTGGTGAAGCGTTAAGAGCCTTAGAGACTTTGCCAGGTGTCATTCCCAATATTGGATTTGGAGGTGGTGCAAATGGAATCATTGTACGGGGTGCGAATCCTGCTGCCAATACGTATCTTTATGATGATTTACCAATCTTATACCCTTTTCACTTAGATGGACTAACATCTGTCATTCACAATGATTTAATCAAATCAATTGACTTATATTCTGGTGCATACCCAGCAAACTTTAATAATGCGACTGGTGGTATCATCGAAATAGAAACCGTTGACTCAGTGCAAAAAACAAAAGGTGCATTCCAAGTATCTCTTTGGAACACAACTGCATATGCCGCTACACCAACATCAGGTGGAAAGGGATATTTGGCAATCGCAGGAAAATTAGGTTATTTAGATAAAACTTTAGGTGCCAGTGGACTATTACCTGAAGGAATCAGATTACCTAGATACAATGATTCACAAATCAAATATGTTCATAACTTTACACCAGAACACCAAATTTCATTTTATAATTTAACAGCACAGGATAACTTTGCTATCAATGTTCCAAACAAACCTGCGAACGACCCTACCTCATCACAACTTGCACTACTTGGTGGAGCCAAAGCGAGTTTTGGGCAAAGTTTTAGAACGACAGCTCTCCGTTATACGTGGATTCCTGGCGATAAATTCCAAAATAGAATTACACTCATTAACTTCGATCCAATCGGTGAATACAATGTTGGAGTTGGTTCCATCCAAGGGAAACAGTACCAAAGAGGAAGTTATGTTGGTGTTAGGCAAGACGCATATTGGACTGCAACAAAATTCCTAAAAGTTGATTTTGGAACTGAAGTGCGTAGATTTTCCTTCAGAGATTATGGAACCGAAGTAGCACTTAGGGACCCAACAAATCCATCACCTAACCCATATAATTCAGCGAATCCTGATTTTGTGGGAAGACCAATCAGTATCAAAGGAATTTCCCCGTATTACAACGCTTATACTACATTACATTTTAAATTTGGTAACTTCTTATTCGAACCTGGTGCTAGGTATGACTATGTGCAAGTAACTGGGAATGGTGCCTTAACCCCAAGGGCTACTGCTTCCTATACTTTCCCCGAAGTAGGAAAGGGTATGACCATTTATGGAAGTGGTGGGGATGTTTCCCGTTTTCCACTAACTACAAATTTTAACTCAGAAACAGGTAACCCCGATTTAAGATTCGAACGTGCTAGGAAATTAAGTGCAGGGATTGATCAAAAAATTGACCAAGTATGGCAAGTAAAAGTCGAGTTTTTTAAAAACGAATTCACTGATACAATTATTGATGATCCTTATGTATCCACTCCAGTTGGATTAAACCCCGATAAATCACAATGGTTAACACAACCTATTGTTGCCAACCGTCCACTTAACTATTCCAACAGAGCTTCTGGTTGGTCACATGGATATGAATTACTCATCCGTAAAAATGCAAGACCTGGAACTCGTGATTGGTTTGGTTGGATTTCCTATACATGGTCACAATCGTTTCAAAACTCAAACTTGTATCAGATTTATGACGGAGATACAACTCAAATTGGCGGGATCGAAAGAAAAATCTTAGCTGCTTATTTTCCGAACTCAGTAGAACAATTAGCACCTTGGGACCGTACACATGTTGCAAACGTAATTTATGGCTGGAGGGTGAATGAAGGCTTTCAAATTGGTGGTCGATGGAGTTACTTAACTTCATTACCTTCCAGACCTATCGTAGGTGATGATGGTGGAAGATTTTCTAACCCGTTAAATGGCTTAACTTATTGGAACCCACAGTATTCTAATAATCCATATACATCTGAATATGGATATGTCAAAAGGGGAACCGATTATCACAGGTTAGATGTTAGATTTGATATTTTTGAAAATTATTCATGGGGCTATTTAAACTGGTATTTAGAAATTGTAAACGTATACATGCGTAAAAACAAAAATGGATACGATTTTGATAATTCCAAACCATTCTCTGCAACTAACCCAAGAGAAAATGATACATTCGGAACACTCCAATTGCCAGGTGGAACCGTTATTCCATTTTTCAACGTAGGTATGGAGGTACATTTCTAA
- a CDS encoding PLDc N-terminal domain-containing protein gives METNFANPSFWTYFIGSYAYYLPFVLTMVWAPLALFGLSKQKDMTTAKQVIWSLVILVVPVIGPAIYLLFIDTEYEKKFKQIAVGGGLAVFLLVWVLSLISHI, from the coding sequence ATGGAAACAAATTTTGCAAATCCAAGTTTTTGGACTTATTTTATCGGATCGTATGCTTATTATTTGCCTTTTGTGTTAACAATGGTTTGGGCTCCACTTGCTTTGTTTGGTTTATCGAAGCAGAAGGATATGACTACAGCCAAACAAGTGATTTGGTCTCTTGTGATTTTGGTTGTTCCAGTGATTGGCCCTGCTATATATTTACTCTTCATAGATACTGAGTATGAGAAAAAATTCAAACAAATTGCTGTAGGTGGTGGTTTAGCAGTATTTCTTCTTGTTTGGGTATTAAGTTTAATCTCTCACATTTAA
- a CDS encoding LytR/AlgR family response regulator transcription factor: MESAPYSVLIIEDEYPARMLMMDYVMNCPELKLAGIAESGDKANSLLSEKKFDIVFMDINLPVINGMDILRSYRPQGTFFVITTAYSEHAVEAFDLDATDYLLKPFSFERFRKSVEKALRFLQESKQMIPDENKNQIHLKIQSDSAVFLLPFPDIQFISANNKSCVIHTTQKDYETPKLLKEIEEKLPNSQFIRIHKGFLVNLSYVASLRYDKGGSYTIQLKNEDETTLPVGRSYAQSLKEALKL; this comes from the coding sequence ATGGAATCGGCGCCTTATTCAGTATTAATCATTGAAGATGAATATCCAGCTAGGATGTTAATGATGGACTATGTGATGAATTGTCCCGAATTAAAGTTAGCTGGAATTGCCGAAAGTGGAGACAAAGCAAACTCACTTTTATCTGAGAAAAAATTTGATATTGTATTTATGGATATCAATCTTCCGGTGATCAACGGTATGGATATCCTTAGATCCTATCGCCCCCAAGGTACTTTTTTTGTAATCACTACTGCTTATAGTGAACATGCGGTCGAAGCATTTGATTTAGACGCCACAGATTATTTATTAAAGCCGTTTTCATTCGAAAGATTTAGAAAGTCGGTAGAAAAAGCACTTCGTTTTTTGCAGGAATCAAAACAAATGATTCCAGATGAAAATAAAAACCAAATCCATTTAAAAATCCAGTCAGATTCAGCAGTATTTTTGTTACCATTTCCGGACATTCAATTTATTTCAGCGAATAACAAAAGTTGCGTGATCCACACAACACAAAAAGACTACGAAACCCCAAAATTGCTGAAAGAAATCGAAGAAAAATTGCCAAATTCTCAATTTATCAGAATCCATAAAGGTTTTTTAGTAAACTTAAGTTATGTGGCAAGTTTACGTTATGACAAAGGTGGTTCCTATACAATCCAACTCAAAAATGAGGATGAGACAACTTTGCCAGTTGGACGTTCGTATGCACAGTCACTCAAAGAAGCACTAAAACTCTAA